The Sinorhizobium fredii genome contains the following window.
CGGCGGCATCACCACCGCATTGGTCATCCCATGATGGGTGTTGTAGATGGCGCCGACCGGGTGCGAGAGCGAGTGGATCGCACCAAGCCCCTTCTGGAAGGCGACTGCGCCCATTGCCGCCGCGCTCATCATGTTGGCGCGCGCCTCGATATCCGTGCCGTCCTTGTAGGCGCGCGGCAGGTATTCCTTGACGAGCCGCATGCCTTCGAGCGCGATGCCGGCAGACATCGGATGATAGAAGGGCGAAGAATAGGCCTCCAGGCAATGGACAAAGGCGTCCATGCCGGTGCCTGCCGTGATCACCTTCGGCATGCCGACCGTCAGTTCCGGGTCGCAGATCGTCACGGCCGGCAGGAACTTCGGGTGGAAGATCACCTTCTTCACATGGCTCGCCGAATTGGTGATGACGCTGGCGCGCCCGACTTCCGAGCCGGTTCCCGCCGTTGTAGGCACGGCGATGATCGGCGCAATGCCTTCGACGCTGGCGCGCGTCCACCAGTCGCCGACGTCCTCGAAGTCCCAGACCGGCCGCGTCTGACCGACCATGAAGGCGACGCATTTGCCGAGGTCGAGGCCCGAGCCGCCGCCGAAGGCAACGACACCGTCATGGCCGCCATCCTTGAAGGCCCTGATCCCCGCCTCGAGATTGATGTCGTTCGGATTCGGGTCGACATCGGCGAAGATGGCACGCCCGAGACCGCCGGCTTCCAGGATATCCAGCGCACCCTGCGTGATCGCCATCGGCGCCAGACCGCGGTCGGTGATCAGCAGCGGCCTCTTCATGCCGACGGCCTTGCAATGGTCGGCAAGCTCCTTGATCCGGCCGGCGCCGAACTTGACGGCGGTCGGATAGCTCCAGTTGGCGGTGATCGTCATGCTGTGACTTTCTTCAGATGGAAGGATTTCGGACGGGTGAGATTGTGGAAGCCGAGGACCGAAAGCGAGCCGCCGCGGCCCGTCTCCTTGACCCCGGTCCAGCAGAGTGCCGGATCGAGATAGTCGGCGCGGTTCATGAAGACCGTGCCGGTTTCGAGCTCCCGGCCGATGCGGGCGGCGCGCTCGGCGTCCCTGGTCCAGAGCGAGACGGTGAGACCATACTGACTGTCGTTCATCAGTTCGATCGCCTCGGCATCGTTCTTCACCTTCATGATGCCGACGGCTGGACCGAAGGTCTCCTCGCGCATGAACTCCATCGAGTGATCGACATCGACGAGTATCTGCGGCGCGAGATAGGCGCCGCCGTCGTCCTCAGGAAAAAGCTTCGGATCGATCAGCGCCTTGGCGCCCTTCGACACGGCGTCGGCGATCTGGTTGCGAACGGTCGCGGCAAAGCGCTTGTTGGCCATGGGTCCGAGCGTCGTTTCCGGATCGAGCGGGTTGCCGAGCTTGTAGTTGGAGACCCAGGCAACCGACTTCTCGACGAAGGCAATGTAGAGCGACTCATGCACGTAGATGCGCTCGATTCCGCAGCAGCACTGGCCGGAATTGTAGGTGGCGCCGTCCATCAGCGTATCGACAGCCGCATCGAGATCGGCGTCCTTCATCACGTAGCCGGGATCCTTGCCGCCAAGCTCCAGGCCGAGCCCGGTGAAGGTGCCGGCCGCCGCGCGCTCGATCGAGCGCCCGCCTTCGACCGAGCCGGTGAAGTTGATGAAATCGAAGCTTTTCGCGGCAATCAGCGCCGCGGTCGTGTCGTGGTCGAGGAAAAGGTTCTGGAAGACATCCGCCGGCACGCCCGCCTCGACGAAGGCGCGCACCATGCGCTCGCCGACGAGGATCGTCTGGCTGGCATGCTTGAGGATCACCGTGTTGCCGGCCATCAGCGCCGGCGCCACCGTATTGATCGCCGTCATGTAGGGATAGTTCCAGGGCGCGATGACGAAGACGACGCCATGCGGCTCGCGCTCGATGCGCCGCTCGAAGCGGTCGCTCTCCTCGACGACAAGCGGCCTCAGCGCATCTGCGGCGATGGAGGCCACGTAATTCGAGCGCTCGTTGAAACCCTTGAACTCGCCGCCGTAGCGGACCGGCCGGCCCATCTGCCAGGCAAGTTCGGGCACCACGTCGTCGACCATCTCGTTGAGTCGGGCCACACCGGCGAGCACCAATTTGACGCGCTCGTCGAGCGGCCGCTTCGCCCAGCTCTTCTGCGCGAGCCGGGCCTGCGCCACCGCCTGTCTGGCGAGCTCCAGCGGCAGTGCGGGCCGCTCGGCAAAGACCTCGCCATTCACCGGCGAAATGCATCTGATCACGGTCATGATCGTCTTCCTGTTTCTGCTTTCAAAATAATGACCCCTCCCCAACCCCTCCCCACAAGGGGGAGGGACTACACTGCCGCACCCTCGCCTCGCTGGCCTGAAGCGTCGCAACTCGCGAAAACGCCGGGGTGGGCAACACGGTGCCGCCGCGAAGCCCCTCCCCCTTGTGGGGAGGGGTTGGGGAGGGGTAGACCCTCGTACGGAGGGGATTCCCTACGCCCTCTCGAATCCGCGCGCGACCTCCCAATCCGTCACCCGCCGGTCATATTCCTCCTGCTCCCACCGCGCCGCACGGGCATAGTGGTCGATGACCTCTTCGCCGAACGCTTCCCGCAGCATTTTCGAACCCGTCAGCGCTTCGGTTGCCGCCCTGAGCGTATGCGGAATTTCGCGCACCTCCTTGCCCTGATAGGCATCGCCGACGAAGGGCGCCTCCAGTTGCATCTTGTTCTCGATGCCGGATATGCCGGCCGCGACCAAGGCGGCGAAGGCGAGATAGGGGTTGAGGTCGGAGCCGCCGACGCGGCATTCGATGCGGATCGCCTTGGTATCTTCGCCGCACAGGCGATAGCCGGCGGTGCGGTTGTCCTTGCTCCAGATCGCCTTTGTGGGCGCGAAGGTGCCGGCCATGAAGCGCTTGTAGGAATTGATGTAGGGCGCCAGGAAATAAGTGATCTCGCTCGCATGGGCGAGCAATCCGGCCACGTACTGCCGCATCAGCTCGGACATGCCGTATTGCCCCTCCTTATCGTAGAACAGCGGCGTCTTGCCGTCGACGCTCCACAGAGACTGGTGGACATGCGACGACGAGCCGGCGGCGGAATAGTTCCACTTGGCGAGGAAGGTGATCGCCTTGCCCCGAGACCAGGCAATTTCTTTGCAGCCATTCTTGATGATGGCGTGCCGGTCGGCCATGGTCAGCGCATCGGCATAGCGCACGTTGATTTCCTCCTGGCCGGCGGATGCTTCGCCCTTGGAATTCTCGACCGGAATGTCCGCACCCTGAAGGCCGTTGCGGATCGCCCGCATCACATCCTCTTCCTTGGTCGTCTGGAAGATGTGGTAGTCCTCGTTGTAGCCGCTGGCGAGATGCAGGTCGCGGTATCCGGAAAGCCGCGCATCCTCGTAGGACTGATCGAACAGGAAGAATTCGAGCTCGCTCGCCATGAAGGCCTTGAGGCCCATGGCCTCGAGTCGTGCGATCTGCCTCTTGAGGATGGCACGCGGCGAATGCGGCACTTCCTCATGCGTATGATGATCGAGCACGTCGCAGAGAACCAGCGCCGTGCCTTCCAGCCAGGGGATGCGCCGAAGCGTCGCAAGATCCGGCTTCATCGTGTAGTCGCCGTAGCCCTTCTCCCAGCTCGTCGCCTTGTAGCCGGGCACGGTTTCCATTTCGATGTCGGTCGCCAGCAGGTAGTTGCAGCTATGCGTTTCCTTCCAAGCACTATCGACGAAATATTGGGCGTGAAAACGCTTGCCCATTAGGCGGCCTTGCATGTCCACCTGGCAGGCGAGCACCGTGTCGATACGCCCGTTGGCGACATCCTCTTTCAGTTCCTCGAACGAGTAGCTCATGAAAGTACAATCCCATGTTTCGGCGCGGCCGTTCCCATAGCCGCTAATACGAAGCGGAGATCGCAAGCGCGATCTCCGCCCTCTTTCCATCTTCTCAGACTTCGCCGACGGCCTTCTCGGCGGCAGCGATCTCCGCCTGGCGGCGCTCGACCTCGTCACCGATCGGCGGCCCGCGGAAGCGGCGGCTCTCGAAACCGAACCAGATGATGCCGGTGACGACGAGGAAGCCGACGGTGATGTAGAGCGCCCAGTCGTTTGGCGGCTGAATGCCGAGCACGAAGATCAGGACCATGGCTATGATCGACAGGATGGCGAACAGCTTGAACATCCCTTCGCCGAGGTTCCACGGCCCCATCTTGTCCCACTTCGACGTTCCCCAGGCGAACAGGCCGAGCGTGATCGGGATTGCGAAGGAGAAGAACAGGAAGATGACCGTGCAGGAGACGACGATCGTATAGACCGGCGTTTCGCCGATCGAGACGAGCGACGAACCCCAGACGAACAGCACCGAAAGGATCGAGCCCGTCCAGATCGCTGCAACCGGCGAGCGATAGGTGGGGCTTACCTTCGAGAGTGCCTTTGAGGCAGGTAGACCGCCATCACGCGAGAAGGCGAAGATCATGCGCGAAACCGAGGTCACCGTCGCCAGGCCGCACAGCCACTGGCTGACGAAGATGGCAAGGTAGAGAATGTCCTTGATGAGCGGATGGACCTGCGCGTCCATTGCCCAGAAGAACACGTTCCAGCCCTGCTTGGCGGCTTCGTCCATGTTCGGGATCATCAGCACGAAGGCGCATAGCATGATATAGCCGAAGAGCGCCGACCAAAGCACGGAGGAGACCATGCCGCGCGGCACCGATTCCGCCGCCTTGACGGTCTCCTCCGACGTATGCGCCGAAGCGTCATAGCCGGTGATCGTGTAGATCGGCAGCAGCAGGCCGAGCAGGAACACCCAGGTTCCGGAGGTCTCAGGCCAGACATTGCCGCCCGCCTCGCCGGAATAATTCGAGAAGGTGAACAGCCTGCCGATCTCATAGCTGTCGGCCGCCGCGAGGCAGACGATCGCCAGCAGGATCGCGGTGGCGAAGATCAGATAGCCGGAAAAGTCGGTGAGCTTCGCGGTTAGGCCGATTCCCATGTGGTTCACCAGCGCCTGCCCGCCGGTGATGATCGCCAGGAACACGATGCGGGTCGTCGTCGTATCTTCCAGGCCGAAATAGGGTGTCCCGAATGAGCCCATGAAGAAGTAATAGGTGCCGACGTTGATGGCCCCGAGAACGGTCACCAGGCCGAGGAGGTTGAACCAGGCCGTGAGCCAGCCGGTGAAGCGGTTCCCGAGGATCGATCCCCAATGATAGAGGCCGCCGGCGGTTGGATAGGCCGAGCTGATCTGCGCCATAGCCACGGCAAAGACCAGCGAGATGAAGCATCCGAGCGGCCAGCCGATGCCGATCGCCGCTCCGCCCGCACCTGCGGTCGCCTGCGCCAGCGAATTGATGCCCCCCGACAGAATGCAGATGATCGAGAAGGATACGGCGAAATTCGAGAACTGGCTCATTCGCCGCTCGAGTTCCTGGGCATAGCCCATCGAATGCAGGATGTGCATATCCTGCTTCTTATCGGTTTCGGTATAGTCTGACATCTCTTTCCCCTGTTTCTCCTGACCCGGCGCGCCATTGCGAAAGGTCACGTCACCACCTGTTCCGGCACCGGAACAGGACCGCGGCTTTGCCGCTCCCCTGGGTCTTTTATTGTTTCGGAAGGGCGGCTACGCTTTTTGCGAGCAGCCCTTCCAGATAGTCGGCCATGACCCTCTGGCCGGCTTCGGTGCGAATGAGATCGTTCCTGATCTCGATCATCACGTTCGGCAGCCCGTAACGGACGCCGTATTCTATCAAGCTATGGGTTACGCCGTCAGTCGGCCCGTAGGGCTCGTTGCGACGGATGTCGTATGCAACCTCCCCGCTCGTCGCGACCGCCAGCATGCGGTCGGCGAGCCGGCCGTCGGCATCGTGCAGGATGCCGATCTCGACGCTGCGGCGTTTGCCGAAATAGACCGGCGTAAAGCTGTGCATGGTGACGAGTATCGGAAGCCGCCCCGCCGCCTTGCGACCGGCGATGAACGCGGACACCGCGTCGCGGAACGGCTGATAGATCTCGTCGACGCGCGCCTGGCGCTCCGACGCCGACATCACCCGGTTTCCCGGAACCTCGTAGACCTCGCTGACGACCGGCGTTGCGGCGTCGGACTCCGGCGGTCTGTTGCAGTCATAGACGAGGCGTGAAAAACGCTGATAGATGAGCGTTCCATCCACCTTCCCCGCAAGGAGCTTGGAAACCGCCAGCGCTCCCGGATCCCAGGCGATGTGGCTGGCGAGCGCTTCCTCGGAAAGGCCGAGCGTTCCGAGGCGCTCGGGCAGACGGCTCGACGCGTGTTCGCAGACGAAGAGAAAATCTCCCTTCGCATCGGCACTCTCGATGGCGACCGGACCGCCCTCTGCCTGGGTCAAAAGCCCCGTCAAAACCGGCTCCCCTTTGCCTCGTCAGACGATGTTGCTGAAAAGAATTCTTCACGAATCGACGGGTGTCAATCAAAATTTGAAACGATCTTTTCAGTTTCCCATTGACTTCGGTTACGGCCGCGATGTTTAATTTCCTTCAAGCTGGCAAAGACCGGCTGAGGGGCACGACATTGAACGGCAACACGGCATCCATGACGGTGTCGGATGTGATCAAGGCGCATTTCGCGGTGCTGACGCGCGCCGAGAAACGTTTGGCGGAGACACTTCTCGACAACTATCCGGTTTCCGGCCTCGGCTCGATCACAACGGTCGCCGAGAACGCCGGCGTTTCCACGCCGACCGTGGCGCGCATGGTGCAGAAGCTCGGCTTTCGCGGCTTTCCCGATTTCCAGGCGAGGCTCCACCAGGAGCTGGAGGCGACGATCTCCAATCCGATAGCCAAGCACGATCGC
Protein-coding sequences here:
- a CDS encoding iron-containing alcohol dehydrogenase — encoded protein: MTITANWSYPTAVKFGAGRIKELADHCKAVGMKRPLLITDRGLAPMAITQGALDILEAGGLGRAIFADVDPNPNDINLEAGIRAFKDGGHDGVVAFGGGSGLDLGKCVAFMVGQTRPVWDFEDVGDWWTRASVEGIAPIIAVPTTAGTGSEVGRASVITNSASHVKKVIFHPKFLPAVTICDPELTVGMPKVITAGTGMDAFVHCLEAYSSPFYHPMSAGIALEGMRLVKEYLPRAYKDGTDIEARANMMSAAAMGAVAFQKGLGAIHSLSHPVGAIYNTHHGMTNAVVMPPVLRFNRPAIEEKIARAAAYLGIAGGFDGFYDYVLQLREELGVPDKLSALGVGTDRIGEMAEMAIVDPTASGNPVKLTLDAAKKLFAECI
- a CDS encoding glutamine synthetase family protein; the encoded protein is MSYSFEELKEDVANGRIDTVLACQVDMQGRLMGKRFHAQYFVDSAWKETHSCNYLLATDIEMETVPGYKATSWEKGYGDYTMKPDLATLRRIPWLEGTALVLCDVLDHHTHEEVPHSPRAILKRQIARLEAMGLKAFMASELEFFLFDQSYEDARLSGYRDLHLASGYNEDYHIFQTTKEEDVMRAIRNGLQGADIPVENSKGEASAGQEEINVRYADALTMADRHAIIKNGCKEIAWSRGKAITFLAKWNYSAAGSSSHVHQSLWSVDGKTPLFYDKEGQYGMSELMRQYVAGLLAHASEITYFLAPYINSYKRFMAGTFAPTKAIWSKDNRTAGYRLCGEDTKAIRIECRVGGSDLNPYLAFAALVAAGISGIENKMQLEAPFVGDAYQGKEVREIPHTLRAATEALTGSKMLREAFGEEVIDHYARAARWEQEEYDRRVTDWEVARGFERA
- a CDS encoding aldehyde dehydrogenase family protein, producing the protein MTVIRCISPVNGEVFAERPALPLELARQAVAQARLAQKSWAKRPLDERVKLVLAGVARLNEMVDDVVPELAWQMGRPVRYGGEFKGFNERSNYVASIAADALRPLVVEESDRFERRIEREPHGVVFVIAPWNYPYMTAINTVAPALMAGNTVILKHASQTILVGERMVRAFVEAGVPADVFQNLFLDHDTTAALIAAKSFDFINFTGSVEGGRSIERAAAGTFTGLGLELGGKDPGYVMKDADLDAAVDTLMDGATYNSGQCCCGIERIYVHESLYIAFVEKSVAWVSNYKLGNPLDPETTLGPMANKRFAATVRNQIADAVSKGAKALIDPKLFPEDDGGAYLAPQILVDVDHSMEFMREETFGPAVGIMKVKNDAEAIELMNDSQYGLTVSLWTRDAERAARIGRELETGTVFMNRADYLDPALCWTGVKETGRGGSLSVLGFHNLTRPKSFHLKKVTA
- a CDS encoding N-formylglutamate amidohydrolase; its protein translation is MTGLLTQAEGGPVAIESADAKGDFLFVCEHASSRLPERLGTLGLSEEALASHIAWDPGALAVSKLLAGKVDGTLIYQRFSRLVYDCNRPPESDAATPVVSEVYEVPGNRVMSASERQARVDEIYQPFRDAVSAFIAGRKAAGRLPILVTMHSFTPVYFGKRRSVEIGILHDADGRLADRMLAVATSGEVAYDIRRNEPYGPTDGVTHSLIEYGVRYGLPNVMIEIRNDLIRTEAGQRVMADYLEGLLAKSVAALPKQ
- a CDS encoding amino acid permease, coding for MSDYTETDKKQDMHILHSMGYAQELERRMSQFSNFAVSFSIICILSGGINSLAQATAGAGGAAIGIGWPLGCFISLVFAVAMAQISSAYPTAGGLYHWGSILGNRFTGWLTAWFNLLGLVTVLGAINVGTYYFFMGSFGTPYFGLEDTTTTRIVFLAIITGGQALVNHMGIGLTAKLTDFSGYLIFATAILLAIVCLAAADSYEIGRLFTFSNYSGEAGGNVWPETSGTWVFLLGLLLPIYTITGYDASAHTSEETVKAAESVPRGMVSSVLWSALFGYIMLCAFVLMIPNMDEAAKQGWNVFFWAMDAQVHPLIKDILYLAIFVSQWLCGLATVTSVSRMIFAFSRDGGLPASKALSKVSPTYRSPVAAIWTGSILSVLFVWGSSLVSIGETPVYTIVVSCTVIFLFFSFAIPITLGLFAWGTSKWDKMGPWNLGEGMFKLFAILSIIAMVLIFVLGIQPPNDWALYITVGFLVVTGIIWFGFESRRFRGPPIGDEVERRQAEIAAAEKAVGEV